GCGGCTGATCGGTCGCGCCACCAGGCTCGAACGCTTCGGCCTCGCCGAACAGGTCGGCCCGGCGCAGTGGCTCATCAAACCCGGGCTCGAACCCGCGCTCCGCGACCTCGACCGCCGCGGCGACATCATCAAAACCATGCACCGGGCGATGCGCGGCGGCGATCGCGAACCGGATGTCGCCGGCTTCGCCCTCCACGGGGAGCAGCCTTCCGATCCCATCCTCGGCCGCCTCGTCGAACGCGGGCTGCATGATGAGCTCAAGGGCACCGCCTATGCCGTCATCGATGGGATCGACGGCCGCACCCATCACGTGGTGTTTCCCGATCTCGCGCTGACCGGCGATGCAATGCCCGGCGCCATCGTCGAGGCCCGCCTCTATGACGACGCTGCCGGCGAGAGGCGGGTCGTTCTCGCCACCCGCTCCGATCTCAGCCTCGCCGCCCAAGTGACCGCGCCCGGCGCCACCTGGCTCGATCGCCAGCTTCTCACCAAGGAGGCCACGCTCAGCGCCGCGGGCTTCGGCGCTGATGTGCGCGCCGCGATGGAAAAGCGGATCGATCATCTCGCCGATCAGAACCTCGCACGCCGGCACGGCCAGCGGGTGATTTTCGCGCGCGATCTTCTTGCCACACTCCGCCGCCGCGAACTCGACGCCGCCGCCGCCCGGCTCTCGGCCGAGACCGGGCTCCGCCACCGGCCGTCCGCCGAAGGCGAGCACGTCTCCGGCGTCTTCCGTCGGCGCGTCACCCTCGCCTCCGGCCGGTTCGCCATGATCGAGGACGGCCTGGGGTTTCAGCTGGTGCCGTGGCGGCCGGCGCTGGAGAAGGAACTCGGGCATCAGGTCGGCGGGGTGATGGGGCCCGGCGGCAGGGTCGATTGGGGTTTGGGGCGCAAGCAGGGGTTTGGCATGGCGCGGTGATGTCGGCGCAAGATGGCGTCATGACGACCCCGCTCGGCATGCTATGGTCACGGCAGCATTGGTCGGAACCCAGCTGCCAATTTCCGGCCTGGCTGCGACAAAGAACCCGAACGCCGCCAATCATAGACGTTCGACAAGGGGGAACGCCTCATGCGCCTGACACCAGACCAGGAATCTTTGAAAGCCAGAGCCGCCGCTTTCTCTAACGGCCTGGTGCGGCAACGCGCAGCCGAGATCGACCGCAGTGGCGAATACCCCTGGGACATCGTGGATGCGCTGAAAGCCGAGGGCTTTCTCGGCATGACCATCCCCAAGGAACTCGGCGGGCAGGGGCGCAGCTTCCTCGATACCGTCCTGGTGATCGAGCAGATGGCGCGTTCCTGCACCGTCACCGCCCGCATCGTCGTCGAAGCGAACATGGGCGCGATCTCGACGATCATGGCCTATGGCACCGAGGCGCAACGGAGGCTCGCCGCCGATCTCGTGCTGAGTGGCGACAAGCCGGCCATCTGCATCACCGAACCAGACGCCGGCAGCGATGCCTCCGGCATGACCACGCGCGCCGACAAGCGTGGCAACCGCTACGTGCTCAACGGCCGCAAGCATTGGATCACCGGCGCCGGCATCTCGCGCCTGCACCTGATCTTCGCGCGCGTCTTCGACGAAAGCGGCGAGGATCTCGGCGTCGGCGGCTTCCTCGCCATCCGCGGCGAGGCCGAGGGGCTGCGCGTTACCCGGCGTGAGCCGACCATGGGGCTCTGCGGCATGCCCGAGGGGGAGATCACGTTCAGCGATCTCGAGATTACGCCCGACCGGGTGCTGCTGCCGCCATCTGGGTTCAAACGCGGGTTTGCCGACCTGATCAATGCCTATAACAGCCAGCGCGTCGGGGCCGGCACGGTTGCGATGGGCATCGCCGCCGGGGCGCTCGAACATGCCGTCGCCTGGGCCAAATCCCGCGAGCAATTCGGCCGGCCGATCGGCGAGTTCCAGGGCCTGCAATGGATGCTGGCAGACATGCAGACGCAGCTCACCGCCGCACGCCTGATGCTTTACGCGGCGGCGGACTCGCGCGGCCCGAACGGCAGCGCTTTCCCCGATCCCAACCTCGCCGCGCAGGCGAAGATTTTCGCCTCCGAAGCGGCGATCAAAATCGTCAATGATGCGCTGCAGATCTTCGGCGCGCGCGGCTATTCGCGGGATTTCCCGCTCGAGCGGATGGCGCGTGACGTGCGGATGTTCACCATCGGCGGCGGTACGGCGCAAGTTCTGCGCACGCTTGTTGCGAGCAAGGTGCTGGGCTGGAAACTGCCGCAGACGCGCGACGGTTACGTCCGGTAAAACGCACGAAGGGAATGGCCGGCGCCGGGTTTGCCCCAGGCCTGCCGCCTGGAGGAGCGGCCGTGAGACCCGCGTCATTCGCCGGTGCCGGCACCTTCGCACTGTCCGAATTCATCGCCAGGATATCCGCGGCTACGCAGGCCATCACTTTGCGCTTGCCGCCGCGCGAAACATCCATCCTGCTCCGCAATCGCCATGTCCGCAACCAAGATCCTCTGGGGCCAGGTGTTCGCTGTCGGCGCCACCGTGCTCGCCTTCCTCTGGGGGGCGACGGAGTGGGTGGCGTGGCGGCTTCTCTTTCAGCCGCAGCTCGGCCGGCCCTGGTTCGGGGTTCTTGGCTGGCCGGTCTATCCGCCGCCGGCCTTCTTCTGGTGGTGGTTCGCCTTCGATGCCTATGCAAGCGAGATTTTTACCGAGGGCGCCATCATCGCCGCCGCCGGTGGCGTTGCCGCGGTGATCGTTGCGATCGGCATGTCGGTCTGGCGCGCCCGGGAAACCAAGCGCGTCACCACCTATGGCTCGGCGCGCTGGGCGCAGACGGCGGAGATACGCGCAGCAGGCCTCCTCGCCCAAGACGGCGCGGTGCTCGGCCGCTGGCAGGGGCGCTATCTCCGCCATGACGGCCCCGAACATGTGCTCTGCTTCGCACCGACGCGCTCAGGCAAGGGCGTTGGCCTAGTGGTGCCGACGCTGCTGACCTGGTCGGGATCGGCGATCGTCCATGACATCAAGGGCGAGAATTGGACGCTCACCGCCGGCTGGCGGCAACGCTTCGGCCGTGTGCTGCTGTTTGACCCAACCAATGCCGCGAGCGCCGCCTACAACCCGCTGCTCGAGGTCCGCCGCGGCGAAGGCGAGGTGCGTGACGTCCAAAACATCGCCGATGTCCTGGTCGATCCTGAAGGGGCGCTGGAACGCCGCAACCATTGGGAAAAGACCAGTCATTCCCTGCTGGTCGGCGCAATCCTTCACGTGCTCTACGCCGAGCCCGACAAAACGCTCGCGGGTGTTGCGCGCTTTCTGTCCGACCCGCGCCGGCCGATCGAGAAAACGCTCCGCGCGATGATGACGACGCCGCATCTCGGCGCGCGCGGCGTGCATCCGGTGATCGCGAGTTCGGCGCGGGAGCTGCTGAACAAAAGCGAGAACGAGCGCTCCGGCGTGCTCTCAACCGCCATGTCGTTCCTCGGCCTCTATCGCGATCCCGTCGTCGCCACCGTGACGCGGCGATGCGACTGGCGCATCCGCGACCTCGTCGAGGCAAAGGCGCCGACCACCCTCTACCTGGTGGTGCCGCCTTCTGACATCAGCCGCACCAAGCCGCTCGTGCGCCTGATCCTCAACCAGATCGGAAGGCGTCTGACCGAAGAGCTCTCGCCGAAAGCGCCGCGGCATCGGCTGCTGCTGATGCTCGATGAGTTTCCCGCACTCGGGCGGCTGGATTTCTTCGAAAGCGCGCTCGCCTTCATGGCCGGCTACGGGCTGAAAAGCTTCCTGATCGCCCAGTCGCTCAACCAGATCGAGAAAGCCTACGGCCCGAACAACGCGATCCTCGACAACTGCCATGTGCGCGTGAGTTTTGCGACCAACGACGAGCGCACCGCCAAGCGTGTCTCTGACGCCCTCGGCACCGCGACCGAAATGCGCGCGATGAAAAACTATGCCGGCCACCGGCTCAGCCCCTGGCTTGGCCATCTCATGGTCTCGCGCCAGGAAACTGCGCGGCCGCTTCTGACCGCGGGCGAGATCATGCAGCTTGCGCAAGAGGACGAGCTGGTGCTGGTCTCGGCCTGCCCGCCGATCCGCGCGAGGAAAGCCCGCTACTACGAAGACCCGGAGCTTGCAGCACGCATTCTGCCGCCGCCATCTTTGTCCCCGCGGCTTCTGGAACCGGCACCGGACGATGCCCCAGCCGATCAAGGCGACTGGGCCGGCGCCATCCTCGCCGAGCCTTCCTCCGCCAGCGCCGGCGATGCGGCAAATGGCGGCATCCGCCGCGAGCCCGAGTTGCCGGCGCATGAGGACATCGCGCCGCCGCCACGGCGGGCGGTCAATGAGTTCGAGCCGCTCGAGGATGCCGACGATGAGCCGCAACGTGAGCGTGGCGTGCGGCGCGCGATGAGTGCCGTCGCCCGGCAGGCGGCACTCGATCCGGCCGATGAGATGTGGCTCTGAGCGCGATGCGAACCAAGCACACGTTCCGCCTGCCGGCCGATCTGATGACCAAACTCGCCGACCACGCCGGGCGCAAAGGCGTGAGCCAAGCCCTGATCGTCGAGGCAGCACTGGCCTCACATCTCTCCCCCGACGGCGCCGAGCGGCTGGAAGCCGCACTCGCCCGCCGCCTCGATCGCATCGGCCGGCATCTCGAGCGCATCGAGCGGCATGTCGCCATCACGAACGAGGCCCTGGCCGTCTTCGTCCGGTTCTGGCTGACCAGCACACCGCCTCTACCCGACAGCGCCCTTGCCGCAGCGCAAGCCAAGGGCCGCGAGCGCTACCAAGGCTTCGTCGAGGCGCTCGGTCGGCGGCTCGCGCGCGGGCACACACTGGCGGACGAGGTTGTTCGCGATGTGGCCGGGAACGCAACGGAGGCGGATGAGGTCAGAAATGCTGAGGACGGACAACATTGCTGAATGGCCGGGTTCGGCCGTCGCGCAGGGGCTTTCGTCTCGCGGTGACTGCCAGTGGTCGCCTATTTTGGTCGTGGGACGCCGCGGTAGCCCAGCCAAGACGCGCGACGTGGCAACATCGCGTGAAGCCCGAGAAAGGCCGACTATCGCCGATTTCACGAATTACGCGACTTCGGTAGTCGCAACACGAACAAGC
This portion of the Acidibrevibacterium fodinaquatile genome encodes:
- a CDS encoding relaxase/mobilization nuclease domain-containing protein, coding for MNARNDDLHIRPGRIRPGTRGARRPASFVAEVLRAAKKAGQIGDRFGAGKFGRGRSRFGRGRRAAASLSLSATARRVVTKARVVRHRGSGFRAAPLARHIGYLRRDGVTRDGADARMFDARSDDADSRAFAERCAEDRHHFRFIVSPEDAAALASLRDFTRELMQDAERDLGTRLDWIAVDHWNTDNPHIHLLIRGRADDGRDLVISRDYISRGLRDRAAARITLELGPRSAQDIRAGLEKEITAERWTSLDRALRDIADESAGIADLRPGAGEDPDLRRRLIGRATRLERFGLAEQVGPAQWLIKPGLEPALRDLDRRGDIIKTMHRAMRGGDREPDVAGFALHGEQPSDPILGRLVERGLHDELKGTAYAVIDGIDGRTHHVVFPDLALTGDAMPGAIVEARLYDDAAGERRVVLATRSDLSLAAQVTAPGATWLDRQLLTKEATLSAAGFGADVRAAMEKRIDHLADQNLARRHGQRVIFARDLLATLRRRELDAAAARLSAETGLRHRPSAEGEHVSGVFRRRVTLASGRFAMIEDGLGFQLVPWRPALEKELGHQVGGVMGPGGRVDWGLGRKQGFGMAR
- the acdA gene encoding 3-sulfinopropanoyl-CoA desulfinase; translated protein: MRLTPDQESLKARAAAFSNGLVRQRAAEIDRSGEYPWDIVDALKAEGFLGMTIPKELGGQGRSFLDTVLVIEQMARSCTVTARIVVEANMGAISTIMAYGTEAQRRLAADLVLSGDKPAICITEPDAGSDASGMTTRADKRGNRYVLNGRKHWITGAGISRLHLIFARVFDESGEDLGVGGFLAIRGEAEGLRVTRREPTMGLCGMPEGEITFSDLEITPDRVLLPPSGFKRGFADLINAYNSQRVGAGTVAMGIAAGALEHAVAWAKSREQFGRPIGEFQGLQWMLADMQTQLTAARLMLYAAADSRGPNGSAFPDPNLAAQAKIFASEAAIKIVNDALQIFGARGYSRDFPLERMARDVRMFTIGGGTAQVLRTLVASKVLGWKLPQTRDGYVR
- a CDS encoding conjugal transfer protein TraG, giving the protein MSATKILWGQVFAVGATVLAFLWGATEWVAWRLLFQPQLGRPWFGVLGWPVYPPPAFFWWWFAFDAYASEIFTEGAIIAAAGGVAAVIVAIGMSVWRARETKRVTTYGSARWAQTAEIRAAGLLAQDGAVLGRWQGRYLRHDGPEHVLCFAPTRSGKGVGLVVPTLLTWSGSAIVHDIKGENWTLTAGWRQRFGRVLLFDPTNAASAAYNPLLEVRRGEGEVRDVQNIADVLVDPEGALERRNHWEKTSHSLLVGAILHVLYAEPDKTLAGVARFLSDPRRPIEKTLRAMMTTPHLGARGVHPVIASSARELLNKSENERSGVLSTAMSFLGLYRDPVVATVTRRCDWRIRDLVEAKAPTTLYLVVPPSDISRTKPLVRLILNQIGRRLTEELSPKAPRHRLLLMLDEFPALGRLDFFESALAFMAGYGLKSFLIAQSLNQIEKAYGPNNAILDNCHVRVSFATNDERTAKRVSDALGTATEMRAMKNYAGHRLSPWLGHLMVSRQETARPLLTAGEIMQLAQEDELVLVSACPPIRARKARYYEDPELAARILPPPSLSPRLLEPAPDDAPADQGDWAGAILAEPSSASAGDAANGGIRREPELPAHEDIAPPPRRAVNEFEPLEDADDEPQRERGVRRAMSAVARQAALDPADEMWL
- a CDS encoding CopG family transcriptional regulator: MRTKHTFRLPADLMTKLADHAGRKGVSQALIVEAALASHLSPDGAERLEAALARRLDRIGRHLERIERHVAITNEALAVFVRFWLTSTPPLPDSALAAAQAKGRERYQGFVEALGRRLARGHTLADEVVRDVAGNATEADEVRNAEDGQHC